The segment caaaactggcaaataaaacaaagaaacacctgtgttttctttttttttctaaaatttctaataccggtattaagatttaaaaaataccgaataccggtattgaaattttgatccggtattgcaatccctaggcgagatccaaccaccatgccggaagcatcccatcctcatttcgaggtgccccccgggggacAGAAATACGGGAAAAGAAATATAAACggaattaattgataatattgcAATTGCTTgatgatgaaataattataaatgtttttcaatagagagattataaagttaaaattcaaacCCATTGCATTCAGTCAATCCAATTGCCTATTTAATGACATTTACTTCACCTAATTATGATAGATAAGAATTAGAGttacattttatagaatattcaCTCTAATAGAGATCTCATATCTAATTTCTAAATCCATAAAATATGCACATCcttctcataaaatatttgaagacatGTGATTACTTTCATGATGTAtaatgaaaaaatgcaataaaatttctgtatttttaaatttttgcataaaagtgATTGGAATTAGCAACAATTAAACCAAAATAGACAGTTGAATGTTATAAGTTTTTCAAGATTAGAAAAATTGTGAACTTTTTTAGGTAAGAAACGGTATTTAGCAAAAACCGAATCGAATGATTTGCTCAAAATCTTTCAGAGAGCCTAATAAAACCATTTCTtgatttctgaactaaaaaaagaAGTTCTTCTTCTAAATAGTCTTTAAATATTTGGGTATAACTAATGAATGACAAGAAGTGcatctttttttctcattttaaatcagtaaaataagtacagaatatttataaatgaatagaatgCGGTATTGCATTTTCCGCCATCTATAACTAACCTTTCGACTGTcatactacacacacacacacacggttTTGCAAACATTTTGTACTTTGTATCATTCCAAAAGTGATATTGAACAGTAATAGTTGATTTGAATTCACAAAACCAAAGAAGAACACATTGACATTTTTACTTCGTTGATGTCATTTTGACATATTTGAatggcaaattttatttctgcatgaGTTGCGTTAAATGTtggactaaaataaaataaagaacacaaTTATTTCATAGtagagattatataaaaattatattctttattatgttCAAAGGTTATTATTCcgtattaatattttgcaatctcGAAAAGACTTTATGAACACTCTGTATATCATTTCGCTGTGGAGTAGCCAAAATGGGCAGGCTGGATTTCTCAAACcatcagtatttttttcattaatataaatttaaaacatgccTGGAATTAGTGTAGGAATACCAATATGATAGGACGATTGTAATTACTATTCAGATGAATTTTCTTTGCATCAAATATGGAATTTGAACATCTGCAGTTCGTATCATCAATTCAAATAACATGCGAGTTTTAGATTTCCCTGTCCAAATGGTAGACTTCAAACGTTCTCACATACTCTCCAATGAAagaatcaccccccccccccttccgcGAAAAATTATGTACTAGAAGTACGACACCGAATATCTCCATGGCATTGGCGAGcaatagttgtaaaatattgatctttggcgtgaatttgatatttttactgaaactatcgttTGGTCCTTGGCAATTAATCCCTAACATGTGCTTAATAGTATCAGATagtcaaatttgaattttagaccTTGAGTAAGGCTCTTAATACATTTCCTGGCATTGGTGAGcaatagttgtaaaatattgatcgttggcgtgaatttggcatttttactgaaactatcgttTGTTAGTTTCAGTTCCTCGgtaattttttggcgattaataagTAAGATGGgcttaatagtatcaaaaaatcaaatttgggttttaaatgccttttctccaaccgattgaagccaaaatttgatacaaagttaCTATTTTAGTCACAAAATTGCATACCAAGTTACGtatgtttaagtcattgttttttgagttatttcttttacatgcttgtgaaactGGAGATCGACCAATTGTCACTAGCTTGACAGGTTTGGCTTTacatttgatagatatctattcTTTAGATGTTGAAAATTTGCACTAAAtattattcatctagctctcctATATTTATAGTCATCATCATACATTTATAGCACCACTATTATATTCGGACACTCAAACTTCCGCTAAATGTTCCGCtcaaaaattgacagaaatttgataaatttagtgtaaagaccattcaccaaatttcatccatctaagcGTTTAAggcgtttttaataaatttcaaaacttttttgagttattgtttcaATTGACAGAAATACAGACGAATAGAGCGAGGCACGTGTTAAAAGCTATATTTTACGAACTCAGGGAGTGCTGAAACGTTAAaactcatcaaaatctcgagtttaaaaTTTTTGCGATTTCTCTATATTATgcagaaaagtaaaaatgtttagttGATTAGTAATTTCAAGGACAAAAATTTATAGACTGGAAGTAAGAATTTTTCGTTGTTGATAATAATATTCTTAGTTAATTCATTGATTTCTTTCAGTCTTTATCAATTTACTGATCTGCTCCACTGCTTGGTCCGTCGGAAGAAAGAGCCATACATCTTTTGCTAGGTCAGTCTCAGttattgtaaaaacaatttgaaaagaaagagtaaaaacggaaagaaaaatgttgagaaaTCAATTCTGTTTTCAAGGGTCAGCAAAACCAAAATCTAAACACTAATTCAATTACAAGATCCAATGAACTTCTCTTCAGCCATTGCCTCTTCCCGTTCTCAAAGCACTTAGAGCACCACCATTAAAACTTGTGTTCTGCAATCCGAGCCATTACGTTTCGGCTGAAAAGAAACACAAAGAGTAAAAGATAATGAGGTGTAAAGAGTGGACGAGACAATAATATTTCCATTCTAGAAACCTCATCGTACAAACCTTCGTCTCAATTTTGTATATGCATCAAGAAAGAAAGATGACGAAGAAAACCAAAAGATGTTACTGGAACAGAATGTCAGGAGAAAAAACGGACATCCGGTGTATAATGCATAAAGATTTCAAAGCGCAAGGTCGTCTGTTTTGCATGGTGGAGGTCAGCATCGTCTAATGAATACCATGATTGTTAATTAGGTTCAAATGAAAAGACTTCTCCCCCGTTCTTTAACAGGATCTTGAGTCAATTGACACGCAACAACGAGCTCGTCACTTTTGTGCGCCGCAACATGTGCTCATGAAAGTGGTTGTCTTGCACACAAAATCTAGATTCCGAATGTTTTCCATCATTAAGAGGCCATCTGTGAAATTATAGCCTTTGCTCTCTGCTGAATAGTCTTTTCTTGAAGCAGAGTTTTTTTATACATACTTAGCATGATGTCTTTTGTCATGGAATAACTGCTGGGtgatgtttatgaaatattttgaaggtaGTTAAAGAATACAAGAGAAAGCTAATAATTGTTTAGTAACGGTAGGAGTTTGAAGTCAACAATGTagtctttcttaaaaatttcatcaacatttttattcaaaataaggcGTTATTTTGATGCTAACTAAAAGTTAaccagacatttttttaaaaaaaatcaaagaaatattgtttaggaaaggatattttattaaagcTTCAAACCCACAGAGGACTGTTTGTAAGATCTTGAACTGTAGGTGACGATTTTGCCGTACAATTTCACTGAAAATGCGTCATATTTACTGTTCTGATGTATGCTATGATTTCACTTTGGCATTACGGGGAACTTTCAAGCATGTAGCAATGGTGGATATTGCCCCCATCATTAGGTAACGGCTTAAAATAGAAGAATCATCGACAGATAATTtcgatataatttcaaaatgagatgttaaactatttttatcaaacttttttaaaacataaaaaaggaaaaagtattttaacctCCAGGAAACGTAATATAGGAAAgctttactattaaaaaaaaagtgaattaaaaaattctttttttttaatatttaattttttttaaatttatccttgaaattttttaatatgaaaaattataaaaatacaaacattaattCTGAAAGAAGTTTTGGCTTAGTAAGGATAAATAAGCATTCTTAAtggatattaaattaaagaaataaagcttATTGAGTTAACTATTTATAACAGTTTCACCACAGTTATCTTCAGTCAATTAAGAATTCAGTACAGGTCATCATTACGTTAGCTTGCacaagaataaaatgattttaggaaCATCGAtttgaatactaaaaaatatCATAAGCTAATCTGGGAAAGAAGTTATAGAAATCGATTCTTACATGAGTCTATATAAAAGTGGGGAATTAATTGGTTGCATTGGTAAACTGAACTTTGTGTTGTTGGTGAACTAATTTGCTTTGCGTAGCGTTTGTACTTACTTTAacatttactcttttattttgcgacttacattaaatttcatttgaattcttcGAAATCTTATTGTGGtagcaagaattttaatttacaaacagaattaataagcattatttttacaatttaacaagtcatattagaaaaacaacgcaataaatacaaagaaagcaaattaaaataaataatcaaagaaacataaataaattagcaatttttatgatattttaaaataaaaattcggatATCTGAGAAGTAAATACgctcttaaaaatagaaataaaataaataatattgtatcactgaaaaaacattgtttcaatttcaaacaaaattgaaaaataaatgagaaattccccccaaaataatgaaatatatgataatacttcatttttttaatagatatattatttaaaaagtttttagaagtTGTTGTCAGAGAtgctaaaaaatgatttatttttaaaaatagattaaactgctaataaaaagtattaaagtttgtaatatcttttttatatgcaGGTTCGTTTAAACGAGTAATAAACGCCATAAATCATAGAGGGAAACATCACCTTGagaaccaaatttaatatttgacgAGTTAGtgaattccaaattaaaagaGTAAGAATTTCACAGGCCATatctaatgaaatataaataacactAAATAAAGTACTAAAACAACTTTTTCAATACTCAAACTTCCAATGATGACGAAGAACAATGAATATGATTGAAATTTGAATGGATTTTGAGAATgcaatttgaaacaattaaagaGTTTTCACACTGCAGCTAAAAAATCATAAGTTTTAGATAGTAACATTCTTTATAAACAGTTGCTAATTAATTGATGCAAGAAAAAACGATGATTAAATTGGATCGGTGCTACCAAATcgaaaaatgaatgtataaaaccttgagaaatatatagattaaatcaataaagactctaaaataatacaaaatcaaaatatattcataaattgcagaattttttcacTTGCCATTCATTAAGGATGTATTGATTCTAATTATGAAGTAAATGAAAAGTAATGAACCATAAATTATGGCAAACCTGAGTTAATATTATATCTAGTATGcaaataaaaggcaaaaaaatatgcaaaaaaattctcaaaattccaAAAACAAGTTATTCTAATCATGTCTAATTCACCTGAAATAAAACACCACTAACATCAATTTACAAAGTTGCatagtcaaaatttaatttttggaatgtgATTATctcatctttataaatttaaaatataacccaaagataattttttttcttattcaaaattatttttttatctttagaaatcttactaaactataaaaatagaatGGAACTGCATAATAAGTATCCCTGAACCCATTTtgatcgaaaaataaaaataatgaatagttaaGGGAAATTTACGGCGTATCCTGGAAGATTCAAAAATTCCAATTTCACTTCTTTTATTCGCCCGACAAAAGAGGAGCGAAGcgtcttcagatttatttttcattctcacTAAAATGTCATCAGTTACATAAAGAATGTTCAATGAAGCATCAGTCCAAATTATCAGGACTAAcaataatatttccataaaaatatccTGATAACTCAATGCTTACCCAGGCAGCAACAgagatgaataatttaattgtacTGAAgcgaaaagaaatttgaatgaaaggaaaaaaatgataatatttttaaaagttagctTTCAAAAGAAAGATATCAAAAGCGCAAGACACATTTCtgactttttattatatatctatcgACAGAAACCTTagattaataaagaatgaaaaaaataataaaattaatatcttctgAAAAATAATGCTTGTCTTAGTATTTGCCGCTAAATTAAGTTCTATGGGATATAATTCGGAGACAAAAGATTGAAGAACGTGCCTTTATTCAATATCTCTTACATAAAAGAAGTATttcatccaaataaataaaaactttcatattttagagcatttttaacaatttattcatttttgaaagtataaatatttcgGGGGAAAATTCTtcctatatattttaagattaatgaaacgttttagtttataaaataaagacaaactCTACTTtagctaaaataaaagaaaatgaaatttagtaccgGCTTTTCCTATAATGTGAAAGAATAACATTGCCTAAATACACAAGCGAAGCTGGCAGTATGTGTgagaattaaaatctaatatgcAAAGCTGAAGTTTAGAGTGGAATTACTTTTTAAgagtctattaaattttatttggtctgttaaaaggaaaaaaaagagtttctgcactataaatttaaattttcctaattaCTATGATGCATATTATAGCGTGGACGTATATTAAGGTGTAGAAACgcactttttgaattattgctaacttatttgattttttaatgaagaaatcaAGAAGTCATTCGTTTTCATACAAAGTTAAAAGTGTCGCTTCTCAAATATTTGAAACGTGTTTAGTTTCCTAGttcaaagataaaatgaaaagaaaagaattttgataaataagctgattagacagaaaattaattatcCTGCTAAACTGATGAGTTAGAATTGCTTTATAAGGAATAGATTTTAAGCAGTGTCATTTTAAACATTCATCTTTGACTATTTGTTCAAGTAATTAAATTCCTATCTATGTTTGTTTTAAAGACATTTGTCAATAAATTATTGGAAACTTTCCGAGAAATGCAAACTAAAAAGCGTCTGAAATgtgtaaggaaataaaataatttgtttaaaattattatgttgagACATATGAGATTAATTATAAGCAAGCAATCCATCGCTTCAAGAaggaatgaaaattctaaaagaggacattttaaaaaaacactgaaataGCTTAGTAAATTTTCTGTATCTAGTGAATcttctcatttatttttgaagatagaaactgaattaattaattttattgtatccTGGGACAGtacataattaatttgaaattaccaAATATACCGCTTTTGAgatcttataatattttgcttctaaatattttttccgtaaaaggaatataaatgagagattttataagtgtcaaaaaatttaatgttgaaattttgattaatttcaccATTATTTGAGGAAACAATTCAACTTTATAATCCATCCTGATTTGAAACATGCATCTCCATCTCacttgaatataataattttgagcGGCAACAAACAAGACCGGTAAAGTTTTGATCGATAACTTTGTTTCAAAGTTGTAGATTTTAGTTAAATTCTAGAAGATTTCCATTAAAGTGTTATATGCCTGTTTGATGGTTTATATAAAAACGAtcacaataaatgaaagaaaaaaaaactattacatacatattttgaaatattactcgTTTTacatgaaatgatgaaaaatatttttaattcaattacaatCTAGTGCATGACATACACATTTTATGTGATTAAACTGCCATATTAGaatgaattacaatatttttataataatatgtattttttattccaGATGTTTATGTATATTGTCaatataatatagtaataaattaaagCACAATTGTAGctttatcacaatttaaaatcTCTCTATTCTGACAAGATTTCTtccaattgataaaaaataaataatttgcatgaaTTCAATGTCTATAAGTGAAATTCCATGTTGTCCTATAAGTAATAGTTTCAGACATTATAGCTATAGATGAGAGATATTTAGTATTTAtccgaaattaaaaataaacgctAAATCTCAAATCAAGGAATATTCGATACAAATTTCGTATTTTATAAAAGtgggataaaagaaaaaattagccagtgaaataaatcataattttaatttgaaaacaaaaacctctcaatagttaaaaaatatatctttttttatttcaaaatttcatttaacttgtaTTCAAAGTATTTGacgcattcttttaaatatattcgcTTTTAggataaaattagaatttctatagtttgcatttttgaatacaCTATTTGTCTGTTTGGTGATATAATTGTAAATTGATGAAATAAGCCtcattctaaaatgaataaatttaacaaaaactagAAGAACCATTTCAATGTAATCCTGAATAATTTGTAGTTTACGATCTTAGCGTAAATATGCGAGTAAGATggtaaatacaaaagaaaagaaaataataatgtttcaaataattatatatatatatatatatatatatatatatatatatatatatatatatatatatatatgtaatgataagTTCTTACCtagtaatttctttataaaaaatatcacaatgttCTGAACagaatatagttttatttttattagaattcctTAATTTAAGAAAGGAGATAGTCAAAACCGTCTAAAATCTTACTGCACAGAAATTCTGTGTAAAGAAGCAAATAAGGGCACGTAGAAAAGATTTACatgctttagaaaataaaatttttcatatcaatatttgtggataacataaaatatatattaatatttcttcaccCTGAGAGCAATTAAAGTTATtgataatgtataaatttttattacttgaattGTCAAATCGAGTTCCGAGttctattataatttcaattaggAATACAGTTACTTCCGATGATTTAATTTTCGATCATTTAGAGTTTTTTATGGAATTACttagaataataatagaattactCATATAATTACGAAAGGTTAACATTATCAAGGTAGCAAAAAGAGTATTGACCtattatctagaattttaaagaatttcgattattttgtatatttccgtcgtaaaataatagtttttgtcTTTGTTAAAAAGTACTTGTAAATGTAAATCAGATTGGTATTTCATTTTcgaataagaaaatgtaaaaacaacatgcataaaattattaaagacgCTTGTCTTCACATagtaaagtttataattttatggaacagtttataattttactgaattaaagTTTATGTAGcctgttgaaaaaaaatgtcacccATAATTTCAAGTTGTACTTGCGTAGAATATGAAGTGACAAATGACGTTATATCGTGACTGAAGTGTATAAAATAACAGGAAATGGGCGACTTTGGTGGAAGCTGAACAGACGGCTGAAAGTCgctggtataatttttttttttcgaatgccTTGACTTTGACATTGAAGCTGACGGACAAAATACACACGGAAAATGATAAAGTTATGTATGGTCATGTAATTACCATATTCAATTGTAtatacttttgttatttatttgcaagaaaaaatacactcaatattttcctttattaaaggACACATTAAAAAGGGAAAAGGTACATTTTTGGTAATTACGTGTGGTGGTAAGAAAATAAAGTCAGAGGAAATAAGCATAAAAACAGTATAATTATAAATAGTCCCTTATGGGATTAACATAACATTCTCGATGACCTTACAAGAAGATATAACCTCACTATTTTCCTTTATCCTTAAACGTggagagatttttcaaaataatgaaaggcTGTAGAGTGAAAATGTCATGgttgcttataaaaataatatcctttATAAATGCActaaatattatatcataaatatacacaagttgaaattaaataaccTCTACTTTAACcttaaaaaagatttatgatCTTTTTCTTCACACATATAATTCCATAAATGGAATGAGTTTTAGAATTATTGGAAGTTtggaggataaaaaaaaacaatatttctatcATCAGTTTTCTATCTAAATATATCAACACTATACTATACTTATATCACTAAAGATATagatctttttcaaaaaaagcaGCCAACACATCTTTGTGATGTAAAGGCGGATGTTAAGATCTTTTCTAAAGACGATCAGGCGAAGACAAGGAATTTGCTTTCGTGATCGCCTTGACACGGACTGTGATCACCGGTGCGTGACATACTCACTATCTCGGGATATAAAACAGGGCGCGTGGATCGTCTTTGAAGATCATCAATATGACACTCCTACCATCACTGTCTCTGCTACTGGCAATTGTAGTTGCGGTGTGTGCCACCTACTATCCTTCGTACTGGCCGCAAGCAGGTGGACGATGGTCAACGCAAGGGAGATCTGGGGAAGAGTTATATCCTGGGACATTTTTGGGGGAAGGGACTGCAGTGTGGCAAAGGGGCTATGCTGAGTTATCTTGCAGCCTGAATCTTTTCGAAGGATACGTTGTTTCGGTAAGATTGTATATTTCTAagattgtatattttcttttgtgaaaattaatttctggtTGTACattcttattctaaaatttgGAAACTCAGGTGAAAAAGGTCTATGAATTTAATACGTAAATTgttataggaaataaaattttatttcattatttatatatttttccaaaattcttattGATTTCTAATAGAGGTAATATTCAAGTATCAAAAAATGTTTACGTTATAATATTAAAGgttatatttctatacttattactttaaatgtataattctaatactaatttatatgagtttaaaaaatgacatttgtgttataatatttgtttttaaatttttttttcattttgagattttttatattCCAAGTCGAAAGTcatcatttgaataatataaagaccaacttcaaaaaaaaaaaaaaaaaaaaaaactgaaattatttaaaagtcgctgaattttaaataatgattttttttctgaaggtaTCAGTTGATGTCAAATAAAAAAACcccttcttatatatatatgtatgtatggtaaagttatagaaaattaaaatattgttactgtgattaaacaaaaatatttacattacggctgcaaatatatagaaattaaatatttgtactcTTATGTATGCAATAGGAATTATAATGCAGAATTCTGCAATTATAATTCCAGTTCATAAAAATCAATCCAGTtcataaaatatgatgatttttacaatttttcttaaaatatatttatatctaaaccttaaaaaaaacttaaaaaaataa is part of the Argiope bruennichi chromosome 10, qqArgBrue1.1, whole genome shotgun sequence genome and harbors:
- the LOC129987564 gene encoding uncharacterized protein LOC129987564; protein product: MTLLPSLSLLLAIVVAVCATYYPSYWPQAGGRWSTQGRSGEELYPGTFLGEGTAVWQRGYAELSCSLNLFEGYVVSNVVWSKMRGDVEEPLYPCPQCYYQDPRIRAYDHMGKSILMVRDPGPYDRGVYRCTATGQYPDGRLTTLYQIIHLM